GATAAATATCCCAGCTTTCGGGGCGGACAAAGGAAATATTTTCTAGATAGGGCTTTTTGTCCATCAATATTTCCACATGCGTCATGGTGATTTTTTGACCCGGCCTGCCGTTTATCTTTAAGCGGCACACACCGGCGGTGTTCACCCCGAAGTCGTAAATATATCCGCCGGTACACTTAAAAATGTTCACCGGTTTTATTTCGGCAGACACCGCGATGGGTTCGGCCTCACATAGCTTGGGCGTGCCTCTGGGAGCGTCAGCGGATTGGGCGGGCTGCCAGGAAGAGTCGTCAAACCCCGGTTCGCTCCAGCCGGGAAGCTCTAAATTTGCGTCGTACCAGCACCCCATGCGCAGGTCGTCGAAAGTGATGGGGGAGGGATGTGTAACAAAGGTTTCGTCTGCTGAGAAAAGCTCCTGGCCGTTTGCTGTTAAGGTCATGGCGAACTTAACGCTGCTGCGCCAGCTTGCTTTTTCAAAATCCCAAATAAAGCCGCCAAATGCGTTATGCATGCCATTGCCCAGCATTACGCCAATCACATTTTCTCCCTCGGTAAGATAATCTGCTACGTCGTAGCAGTCAAAATAGCAAAGGTCGTCCGGCGCGCTGATATAGGGTGCCAGCGGCCCTTTGGTAATGTTTTTGCCGTTCACATACAGCTCATAAAATCCCAGACCGCAAATGGTAATTTTAGCCCACCGGGGTGTATTGTCCAGCGTAAAGCGTTTGCGGAACAGCGGCGCGTTTACGTGGTGGTCGAAGGTACACATTTGGTCGTTCGCCTTGATAAAATTCATTGACAGGTTCATTATGTTCAGTCACCTTTCCGCCCATGTTTTGGGCTGTGTTGTCTGCCGTCCCGTTAAAAAGAGCCGGCCGATTTTTCTATAATAAATGTGACAGAGCTGCCAGGCGTCTGCCGTCCTAACCGAAAATCGATGAGATAAGCCGTTTCTTCCGGCTTCATGTCCATTTTACAAATGCTGAGCCGGGGGGTAAACACCTCTTTTGACACGTACACCTCGGCCTTTACACCGCAGACAATGGTGAAGTCTGCAATTTTTACTACGCCGCCCCCCAGCATTTTCGGCTCAATACGGGTGACAAACCGTTCGGTGAAATCGTTGATTTCGCCGGATAGGGTGTCGGTTACAATCAGCGCTGCGTCGCTTATGGTAAAGCTCCGCTGGAAGGAGTTTAAGCCCGGCGCGCTGTAGGCTTTGGAAAGCTCTAACCGAAAGCCCGCCTCCGTGTGGGACAGCACCTTCGCACTGTAAGCTTCCCCTGCCGGCTGAGGCTTTCCGTCAATCATGGGCACGCTGTGCCCCCGGGAGGAGGCGCAAAGGTCATTTTCGCGCTTTTCGCCGAAATAGCCGTTATAATATTCTGGCCAGCCTAAATCGTCTAAAATAAAATTGCCGCCGGAAAACAAAACAAAGCTGCCTAAATCGCAGTGGTTGTGCGGCTCGGCATTGCTGCCGCCCTTTGCGGCAAAATAAAGCCGATGCTTTTTGTTGATATACCAGCCAGAGTCCTCTAAAAAATAACAGCTTCTGTCATAGGTTCCTTCCGTTTCTAATTTTTCGTCATACCAGAAAAAGTTGCGGATTAGTGCGCAGAAGTGGTGGCGAATGTCGTCGCCGAACACTGCCTCATATTTTGCGTCGGGCACGGTTACCGAAGAAAATTTCTTCTTTAAATAATGCAAAAGCCCAATGTCGAACCTTAAATTGTGGGGCGCGTCAGCAAAGGGCAGAACATAGTCTGCCGTGATGTGGGCCTTTTGGGCAAATTCCGCCATGCGCCGCACCTTTTCGCCGGAAAGCAGGTTTAGCCGCCCGTTGGTATATTCACAAATTAATTCCGCGCTGTAAACGAAAAAACCAAACCCATATTGCCAGTAGAGCGGACCCTCTAAGCAGCCGCCGTCATTTTCATAGCTGTCTAAAAAGGTCTGAAGCGAGGCAAGCACCCGGTTTTCAATGGTGTTCCACACGTCGCTTAGCCCCAGATAAATCACGGCACAGGCAATGGAGCCTGCGCACACGGCAGACCAGTTGTTTTTCGGCCAGGTTATGTCGGTTTTCACATAAGGCGCAATTACCCTGCGCTGAATTTCAGAAACGGCACGTGTTCGTACAAAGGGGGCAATTCGGTCTCCCAGCAAATAGAGAATTTCGCTCAGCGTGAACGCAGTTTCCGTGGAAAACAAATCCAGGTTTTCCGCGGCTTCTTTTGGCGTTTTGTCCTTAGCAATATGAGCGGGGAACGACCACGAGAACTCGTCTAAAACTGCCCAGACGGCATCCTCCAGCGCAGAAATCCATTTGCCGTCGGCCTCATAAAGGCTCATAACTGCAAACACGTTTAAGCGTTTGCGGTGCTCAATATAAAGCGCTTCATATTCCGTTCTGCTGCCCGTTTCGTGAAACAGGCGGAATTTTGAATAGGGCAGACAGCCGGCGGTTGTGTTGATTAG
This Congzhengia minquanensis DNA region includes the following protein-coding sequences:
- a CDS encoding heparinase II/III domain-containing protein, with the protein product MYNQFQTKLPAGRHTKKLIAPIKKTAEELINTTAGCLPYSKFRLFHETGSRTEYEALYIEHRKRLNVFAVMSLYEADGKWISALEDAVWAVLDEFSWSFPAHIAKDKTPKEAAENLDLFSTETAFTLSEILYLLGDRIAPFVRTRAVSEIQRRVIAPYVKTDITWPKNNWSAVCAGSIACAVIYLGLSDVWNTIENRVLASLQTFLDSYENDGGCLEGPLYWQYGFGFFVYSAELICEYTNGRLNLLSGEKVRRMAEFAQKAHITADYVLPFADAPHNLRFDIGLLHYLKKKFSSVTVPDAKYEAVFGDDIRHHFCALIRNFFWYDEKLETEGTYDRSCYFLEDSGWYINKKHRLYFAAKGGSNAEPHNHCDLGSFVLFSGGNFILDDLGWPEYYNGYFGEKRENDLCASSRGHSVPMIDGKPQPAGEAYSAKVLSHTEAGFRLELSKAYSAPGLNSFQRSFTISDAALIVTDTLSGEINDFTERFVTRIEPKMLGGGVVKIADFTIVCGVKAEVYVSKEVFTPRLSICKMDMKPEETAYLIDFRLGRQTPGSSVTFIIEKSAGSF